The window taaaaataaactcaATTTTTGATGAAAAATAGAGATACAATTGATCGATCCAGATCGATATTGGATGAGCATACAAAAAAGATTTTTGTATAGATAGACATAGACCTTGTGGAAATAATCTCTCCTTATCGTAATCGGTGGACCTAAACAAAAAGTTGATCTTTCATAATTACGAATCCAGTAAAATTGATTTCAAGAAATCTGACTCAAAATCAGATTCTAGAATCAGAATCGATACCAACAGATTTATCCAACCAAACGCTTCTTAAAAAAAGTCCATTAAAAACTACCGACCGTCCTTCTCGGAACGTATATTCTTTACCCTTTGACCACGAATGGACTTGCTGACCGCTGACGtaagaaaatttttttaattcactATTTTTTaaccgtggcgggagctggacgaTCCAGCCCCGTTAAACGAAAGGAAAAACAAGGTTGagatggtcatttcatatgtgggGCCCAGATGAGACCCACATGAAAAAGGACCATCCCACCCTTATTTTTGCTGTCGTTTACCGAGACTGTAcggtccagctcccgccacggatggacagaatccttttccaACTTGTCCAGCTGAAGCGTTCAATTTTTTCCGTATTTATTCCCCTATTATCCTTACCAAATCCCAAATCTCGCAACCCCaactccttctctctctcattttcggATTCGTCTCCCTCAATTAGGGTTTCTGAGGTATCATTTGTTttccatctctgtctctctgaGAAGCTCCGTTCTTTCTCAACAAGTCCTCAGAAATGGCCGGAACCGCTGTGGTAACAGTGTACGGCAATGGAGCCATCACAGAGGCCAAGAAATCCCCTTTCTCTGTCAAGGTCGGCCTTGCCCAGATGCTCCGAGGCGGAGTAATCATGGACGTGGTGAACGCCGAGCAAGCCCGCATCGCCGAAGAGGCAGGGGCCTGTGCGGTCATGGCCCTGGAGCGTGTCCCTGCTGACATCCGAGCGCAGGGAGGCGTCGCCCGGATGAGCGACCCAGGTCTCATCAAGGAGATCAAGCAGGCCGTTACCATCCCCGTCATGGCCAAGGCTCGCATTGGGCACTTCGTTGAAGCCCAGATCCTCGAAGCCATTGGCATCGATTACGTCGACGAGAGCGAAGTCCTCACCGTCGCCGACGAAGATAATCACATCAATAAGCATAACTTCAGGATTCCCTTTGTCTGCGGATGTCGTAACCTCGGCGAAGCCCTACGTAGGATTCGCGAAGGCGCAGCCATGATTCGCACCAAGGGAGAGGCTGGTACAGGCAACATTATTGAAGCCGTGAGACATGTAAGGTCGGTGATGGGTGACATCAGGATCTTACGTAACATGGATGACGACGAGGTCTTCGCCTTCGCCAAGAAGATTTCTGCTCCCTACGATCTGGTGATGCAAACTAAGCAGTTGGGTAGGCTCCCTGTGGTCCACTTCGCCGCAGGTGGGGTAGCTACGCCGGCCGATGCTGCTCTGATGATGCAATTGGGTTGCGATGGTGTATTTGTTGGCTCTGGTGTATTCAAGAGTGGTGACCCGGCTCGCCGTGCTCGGGCGATTGTTCAGGCTGTGACCCATTACAGTGACCCTGATGTTCTTGCCGAGGTGAgctgtggattgggtgaggccATGGTTGGACTGAATCTCAAGGATGCGAAGGTTGAGAGGTTCGCCGAACGGTCGGAGTAGGCGTTGGAGGAGGATAAAATGTTTGGTTCGATTGGCTTGGAGTTGAGCTATGGACGTGTTGATCTTCAAGATATTTCTTTCCTTCGTCTGCTGTCCTGGTACCTTTGGGAACTATTGGTGGGGAtttacttttggttttttgccCTTTTCGCATACAGTAGTGAGGTTATTAGATTGATTGCTATAAGATTGATTTGTTCCATGTTACTGAAGAATATTTATTGATTAGAAGTTAATTTCCTGTTTTGATTTGATAATCATAAATGGATGATTCAATtatagagaaattttttttattgtaattcCTTAATTATAATCTGAATCTTGGAGAATGGTGTATGGATGTGATAGAATAGAGTGGCTGGGTCTAATGGTAAACTTTttctcccccacccctcccccttGGGTTACTCTATGTTTGAGGTTCTTTGATGTTAATCAATatattttctataaatttaaattttatatggC is drawn from Telopea speciosissima isolate NSW1024214 ecotype Mountain lineage chromosome 1, Tspe_v1, whole genome shotgun sequence and contains these coding sequences:
- the LOC122670418 gene encoding probable pyridoxal 5'-phosphate synthase subunit PDX1; protein product: MAGTAVVTVYGNGAITEAKKSPFSVKVGLAQMLRGGVIMDVVNAEQARIAEEAGACAVMALERVPADIRAQGGVARMSDPGLIKEIKQAVTIPVMAKARIGHFVEAQILEAIGIDYVDESEVLTVADEDNHINKHNFRIPFVCGCRNLGEALRRIREGAAMIRTKGEAGTGNIIEAVRHVRSVMGDIRILRNMDDDEVFAFAKKISAPYDLVMQTKQLGRLPVVHFAAGGVATPADAALMMQLGCDGVFVGSGVFKSGDPARRARAIVQAVTHYSDPDVLAEVSCGLGEAMVGLNLKDAKVERFAERSE